Proteins encoded by one window of Fischerella sp. PCC 9605:
- a CDS encoding glycosyltransferase, which yields MNIEQPLVTILINNYNYALYIKDALNSALNQTYPNTEIIVVDDGSTDRSREIIAGYEDKIIPIYKENGGQASAFNAGFAVSQGKIICFLDSDDVWLPQKVEKVVEAFNTYPKAAVVYHKVENIDTAGKIISAPWPPYKPIKGDISSQVARTGGWWPFPPSTALSFSRDFLCKVMNIPEAEYRICADSYLADLAPFLGEVVGIDRVLSQYRTHGSNNWSNSSGAQKDTRDMRILLDHEFRAKMLNSKLKDLGIDREVNLAGHWPYQLLKYKLGNRTSLVLLSLLALQNPWETKLPSKLNTVVKLWLERRSLNRI from the coding sequence ATGAATATAGAGCAGCCTTTGGTGACTATTTTAATTAATAATTACAATTATGCTCTGTATATAAAAGATGCGCTCAATAGCGCTCTTAATCAAACGTATCCCAACACAGAAATAATTGTAGTAGACGATGGTTCCACAGATCGCTCGCGGGAAATCATTGCTGGCTACGAAGATAAAATCATTCCTATATATAAAGAAAATGGTGGGCAAGCCTCGGCGTTCAATGCAGGATTTGCTGTCAGCCAAGGTAAAATAATTTGTTTTTTAGATTCAGACGATGTATGGTTGCCTCAAAAAGTCGAAAAGGTAGTTGAAGCTTTCAATACCTATCCCAAGGCTGCGGTCGTTTACCATAAAGTAGAAAATATTGATACAGCAGGCAAAATCATCAGTGCACCCTGGCCACCTTACAAACCTATAAAAGGAGATATTTCCAGTCAAGTAGCAAGAACAGGAGGTTGGTGGCCCTTTCCACCTTCTACAGCACTGAGTTTCAGTAGAGATTTTCTGTGCAAAGTTATGAACATCCCAGAAGCAGAATACCGAATTTGTGCAGATTCTTACCTGGCTGATTTAGCTCCGTTTTTGGGAGAAGTAGTAGGCATAGATAGAGTTTTATCTCAGTATCGTACTCATGGCTCCAATAATTGGAGTAACTCTAGTGGAGCGCAGAAAGATACCCGGGATATGCGTATATTGCTAGACCATGAATTCCGTGCCAAGATGCTGAATAGTAAACTGAAAGATTTAGGTATTGATCGAGAAGTTAATCTTGCAGGTCATTGGCCTTATCAACTGCTCAAATACAAATTAGGTAACAGAACAAGTTTGGTCTTACTTAGTCTTTTAGCATTGCAAAATCCGTGGGAGACGAAATTACCTTCAAAGTTAAACACTGTGGTTAAACTTTGGTTAGAAAGACGTAGTTTGAACAGAATATAG
- the hepC gene encoding heterocyst development glycosyltransferase HepC, which produces MTTSIISTLDDRYTAGQQHKDRYSYCTLVWRRNQLLVKPAGQIKQPYIASLDDEQSLVECLKHSPVNLVRIDPKLGEARLNFWANACEKASKPIYLRVPSGQKRKPQSLILRQLKRMVDWIVALVFLVAMSPLMLGLVWLMRLYSPGQILEQEWRVGERGRLFRMFKFRTTAIDQKTHLNVREAGSVELSEDEQGITILGRWMQRYGFQNLPLLLNVLRGEMSLSGPRCLTLTEAVQLNSERQGQLNKLPGIIDSWQVEAESQLLPLDSQAL; this is translated from the coding sequence ATGACTACCTCAATTATTTCAACTTTAGACGATCGCTACACTGCTGGCCAGCAACACAAAGACCGCTACTCATATTGCACACTTGTGTGGCGGCGGAATCAACTTTTGGTAAAGCCTGCTGGGCAAATTAAACAGCCATACATAGCATCGTTAGATGACGAACAATCCTTAGTGGAGTGCTTAAAGCATTCGCCAGTAAATTTAGTTCGCATAGACCCAAAGTTAGGAGAAGCAAGATTAAACTTTTGGGCTAATGCCTGCGAAAAAGCGTCAAAGCCGATATACTTGCGTGTACCATCTGGACAAAAGCGAAAACCCCAAAGCTTAATCTTGAGGCAGTTAAAGCGCATGGTAGATTGGATAGTTGCCTTAGTGTTTCTGGTGGCAATGAGTCCACTCATGCTGGGATTAGTGTGGCTGATGCGCTTGTACTCTCCAGGACAAATTTTGGAGCAGGAGTGGCGTGTGGGAGAACGGGGTAGGTTGTTTAGAATGTTCAAGTTCCGCACAACTGCGATCGACCAAAAAACACACCTCAATGTTCGGGAAGCGGGTTCTGTGGAACTTAGCGAAGACGAGCAGGGTATCACGATTTTAGGGCGTTGGATGCAGAGATACGGATTTCAAAATCTGCCGTTGTTGTTGAATGTACTGCGCGGTGAAATGAGCTTGAGCGGACCCCGTTGCTTGACATTGACAGAAGCGGTGCAACTAAATTCAGAAAGGCAAGGACAACTGAATAAGCTGCCGGGGATTATTGATTCATGGCAAGTAGAAGCAGAATCTCAACTATTGCCTTTAGATAGCCAAGCTCTGTAA
- a CDS encoding glycosyltransferase, producing the protein MIKVFLICSGLGQVNRGYESFTRECFDVLSEANCFDITLFKGGGQPSKKEITLWNLPRQKWLTTQISQFVIGTIYRRKDPYFTEQLSFFISLLPYIYFGKPDVIYFSDESVGDLLWHWRRLTKQSYKLLFRNGGPTSTINNIFRWNYVHQLAPTHLQAALDVGLPAQKQTLLPNGFKMLFKLEILRPEQRQALRRKLELPEQRPLILSVGAIGKAHKRMDYLIREIAALPEPRPYLLMLGQKTEESPEIFKLANELLGTENFQIRTVPHQEMPNYYKIADAFVLASLHEGFGRVFAEAMSYGLPCMAHDYEVARFVVGKEGYYADFNNQGSLAGLVPQALAESHDSSKRILRHQSVYNRFSWEKLRPDYIKLIQTCYTF; encoded by the coding sequence ATGATTAAAGTTTTTCTAATATGCTCAGGACTCGGTCAAGTCAACCGTGGCTATGAATCTTTTACTCGGGAATGCTTCGATGTTTTATCAGAAGCTAATTGCTTTGACATCACTCTTTTCAAAGGTGGCGGACAGCCCTCTAAAAAAGAGATTACTTTATGGAACTTACCGCGGCAAAAATGGCTAACAACTCAAATTAGCCAATTTGTTATCGGCACAATTTACAGAAGGAAAGACCCTTACTTCACTGAACAATTGTCGTTTTTCATTAGCCTATTGCCATACATTTATTTTGGCAAACCAGATGTTATTTACTTCAGTGATGAAAGTGTAGGCGATTTACTTTGGCATTGGCGTCGTTTGACAAAACAAAGCTATAAGCTTTTATTTCGCAACGGAGGCCCAACATCAACAATTAATAATATCTTTCGCTGGAATTATGTGCATCAATTAGCACCTACTCATTTGCAAGCTGCTTTGGATGTAGGATTGCCAGCCCAAAAGCAAACCTTGCTTCCCAATGGATTCAAAATGCTATTCAAGTTAGAGATATTGAGACCAGAACAACGACAAGCTTTGCGGCGTAAGCTGGAATTACCCGAACAGCGACCTTTGATTCTCTCAGTAGGAGCCATTGGTAAAGCTCACAAGCGTATGGATTACCTCATTCGTGAAATAGCTGCTTTACCTGAACCGCGTCCCTATCTTCTCATGTTAGGGCAAAAAACCGAGGAATCACCGGAAATTTTTAAACTTGCCAACGAACTACTTGGAACTGAAAATTTCCAGATTAGAACTGTTCCTCATCAGGAAATGCCAAATTACTACAAAATTGCCGATGCTTTTGTACTAGCCTCTCTACACGAAGGCTTCGGACGAGTTTTTGCAGAAGCAATGTCTTATGGTTTACCCTGTATGGCGCACGATTATGAAGTTGCTCGCTTTGTAGTAGGAAAAGAAGGATATTATGCAGATTTTAATAATCAGGGTAGTTTAGCAGGTTTAGTACCCCAAGCTTTAGCAGAATCTCACGACTCATCTAAGCGCATTCTTCGTCATCAAAGTGTTTACAATCGCTTCAGTTGGGAGAAATTACGCCCAGACTATATTAAACTAATTCAAACTTGTTACACTTTTTGA
- a CDS encoding glycosyltransferase family 2 protein — translation MVVSTELQKTLHTNSQEPLVSVITPTYNRPDYLQQALQTAVRQTYKNIEIIVSDNCSPENPQALVESFNDPRIRFSRNETNLGMFANTMKAFKMARGKYIATLLDDDMWEENFLEKLIPPLEANPNLVLAFCDHYVIDADGTINDAITEHCSELFKRANLQEGIYQPFYKIGLVDQAVATAMAAVIRTEAIDWDKIPEEVGGSWDIYLTYLCCCTGMGAYYCPEKLTRYRRHDQTETMMSGRQNYQAKIRKAQADMFCFERFMEDERLKEFKPYFQQQWAKVSTNLGVGLMRSEQTKQARPYFWRSLQRKFSLRAIAALVLSFTPSSFARRF, via the coding sequence ATGGTTGTATCCACTGAATTACAAAAAACTTTACACACTAATTCTCAAGAGCCTTTAGTCAGTGTTATTACTCCCACTTACAATCGTCCAGACTACTTGCAACAAGCTTTGCAAACTGCTGTTCGACAAACCTATAAAAATATAGAAATTATAGTTTCTGATAATTGTAGTCCGGAAAACCCACAAGCACTGGTGGAGTCTTTTAATGATCCGCGAATTCGCTTTTCACGCAATGAGACGAATTTAGGAATGTTCGCAAATACCATGAAAGCCTTCAAAATGGCACGCGGGAAATATATTGCTACCCTGCTTGATGATGACATGTGGGAAGAAAACTTTTTAGAAAAGCTTATTCCTCCCCTAGAAGCTAATCCTAATTTGGTTTTGGCTTTTTGTGACCATTATGTCATTGATGCTGATGGTACAATCAATGATGCCATTACAGAACATTGTTCAGAGCTATTTAAACGGGCTAATCTTCAAGAGGGCATTTACCAACCTTTTTACAAAATTGGTTTAGTGGATCAAGCAGTAGCCACAGCAATGGCGGCTGTAATTCGCACAGAGGCTATAGACTGGGATAAGATTCCGGAGGAAGTGGGTGGCTCGTGGGATATTTACTTGACCTACCTTTGTTGCTGTACTGGAATGGGTGCTTACTATTGTCCTGAAAAATTAACTAGATATCGCAGACATGACCAAACGGAAACAATGATGAGTGGTAGACAAAACTACCAAGCAAAAATCCGCAAAGCTCAAGCGGATATGTTCTGCTTCGAGCGTTTTATGGAAGATGAAAGACTCAAGGAATTTAAACCCTATTTTCAACAGCAATGGGCAAAAGTAAGTACTAACCTAGGAGTCGGCTTAATGCGATCTGAACAAACCAAGCAAGCGCGTCCTTATTTCTGGCGTTCTTTGCAAAGAAAGTTTAGTTTGCGGGCAATTGCAGCACTGGTTTTAAGTTTTACTCCATCATCATTTGCACGTCGTTTCTAA
- a CDS encoding GumC family protein, with translation MMQSSLSPHVNPVTETEPGYGQIFAVLIRRFPWFLVVFIASIAIAAAITKKTPPTYKSSMQLLIEPNYKSNPQGGGAEENRFIDSGVKIDTATQLNLMQSSKLLQKAADKLKPEYPDITAEQIQAALVLNQLKTKEDDPTNIFQAEFTDTDPEKTQRVLKVLQQVYLEYNREQQDERLKKGLRVVREQITKVTTELNAAEANLQRFRRAQNLIDPEAQAKALEDNLNNILQERRTTRSQFEEGRARYANLQQQLNRSPKNALVASRLSQSSRYQALLNEVQKTELALAQERLRFTDETPQVQKLLEQRQSQLALLQQEAGRALGGQSGDASAQQGDSSLQQGQFGQIDLNLAGQLVETQTNLLALAARDQTLVEKEKQVREELKSFPAKLAEYGRLQPQIQLNRERLQQLLKAEQELRQELAKGGFNWQMVEEPREGSFLGPNLQQNLMLGAVVGLMLGAVVAFIRDASDDSVHTTAELEKQLALPVLGTTPKLPLAKTRESVFKLPFGKPEVLAPWTIQVLQSSPRWESLDLIYKNIELVNSVSTFRSLMVTSALPDDGKSGLALGLAMSAARLHKRVLLIDANLRAPSLHKQLNLPNEQGLSTLLVSESTLPNQISIPSSGSSYIDILTAGPTPADPANLLSSPRMEELMAAFEENYDLVIVDAPPVLGLVDALLTASSCRSVVMVASIGKVTKAQLAQATAMLNRLNLIGVVANGVSNSESTYIPYAKQHTLALQQAMEK, from the coding sequence GTGATGCAATCTAGTCTGAGTCCCCATGTAAATCCAGTTACTGAAACAGAACCGGGTTATGGGCAAATATTCGCGGTTTTAATCCGCCGATTTCCTTGGTTTTTGGTAGTATTTATCGCTTCTATTGCCATTGCTGCCGCCATAACGAAAAAAACACCACCTACTTACAAAAGCTCAATGCAGTTGTTGATAGAACCAAACTATAAAAGCAACCCACAGGGGGGAGGTGCTGAAGAAAATAGGTTTATCGACTCTGGCGTTAAGATAGATACTGCCACTCAACTCAACTTGATGCAGAGTTCCAAACTTCTGCAAAAAGCTGCTGATAAACTCAAGCCTGAGTATCCGGACATTACTGCGGAGCAAATCCAGGCTGCTTTAGTTTTAAATCAATTAAAAACAAAAGAAGATGATCCTACTAACATTTTCCAAGCAGAATTCACCGATACAGATCCAGAAAAAACACAAAGAGTCTTAAAGGTATTACAACAAGTTTATTTGGAATACAACAGAGAACAGCAGGATGAGCGTTTAAAAAAAGGTCTTAGAGTTGTAAGAGAACAAATAACCAAAGTAACTACCGAACTGAATGCCGCAGAAGCAAATTTGCAGCGCTTCCGCAGAGCCCAGAATTTAATCGATCCTGAGGCACAGGCAAAAGCTCTAGAAGATAATTTAAATAATATTCTGCAAGAAAGACGCACAACTCGTTCTCAGTTTGAGGAGGGAAGGGCCCGCTATGCTAACTTGCAACAACAACTGAACCGTAGTCCAAAAAATGCTCTGGTTGCTTCTCGTCTGAGTCAGTCTTCTCGCTATCAGGCGTTACTCAACGAAGTCCAAAAAACAGAACTGGCCTTAGCACAGGAACGTTTACGTTTCACCGATGAAACTCCCCAAGTGCAAAAACTACTGGAGCAACGTCAAAGCCAATTAGCATTATTGCAACAAGAAGCTGGACGTGCTTTAGGAGGTCAATCTGGAGATGCTAGCGCTCAACAAGGGGATAGCTCACTCCAACAAGGACAGTTTGGTCAAATTGATCTGAATCTCGCTGGCCAGTTAGTAGAGACACAAACAAATCTACTAGCCTTAGCAGCTCGCGACCAAACTCTGGTTGAGAAAGAAAAACAAGTGCGTGAGGAACTCAAAAGCTTCCCAGCGAAGTTAGCTGAGTACGGTCGCTTACAACCCCAAATTCAACTTAATCGTGAAAGGTTGCAGCAACTGTTGAAAGCAGAACAAGAATTACGGCAGGAACTCGCCAAAGGCGGGTTTAACTGGCAAATGGTGGAAGAACCGCGCGAAGGTTCTTTTTTAGGCCCGAATCTCCAGCAAAACCTCATGTTGGGTGCAGTAGTTGGATTGATGTTGGGAGCTGTTGTCGCTTTTATTCGTGATGCATCTGATGATTCCGTTCACACCACTGCTGAGCTAGAGAAGCAGCTTGCCTTACCAGTGTTAGGAACCACCCCCAAGTTACCCCTAGCCAAAACTAGAGAATCAGTATTCAAGTTACCTTTCGGTAAACCAGAGGTGCTTGCACCTTGGACAATTCAGGTATTGCAATCTTCACCACGCTGGGAATCGCTGGATCTGATTTATAAAAATATTGAACTTGTGAATTCAGTTTCCACGTTCAGATCTCTGATGGTGACTTCGGCATTACCCGACGATGGCAAATCAGGTTTAGCATTGGGTTTGGCAATGAGTGCTGCTCGTTTGCATAAACGAGTGCTGCTCATCGATGCTAACTTGCGCGCCCCCAGCCTCCACAAACAACTCAATCTTCCCAACGAACAGGGACTTTCTACTCTATTGGTAAGTGAGTCTACTCTACCCAACCAAATTAGTATTCCATCTTCCGGTTCATCCTACATTGATATTTTAACTGCCGGACCAACACCAGCTGACCCAGCCAATTTGTTGAGTTCTCCTCGAATGGAGGAATTGATGGCAGCATTTGAGGAGAACTATGATTTGGTAATTGTAGATGCTCCTCCAGTTCTAGGTTTGGTGGATGCCCTACTTACAGCATCATCTTGTCGTAGTGTCGTAATGGTAGCAAGTATTGGTAAGGTGACAAAAGCCCAACTGGCACAAGCTACAGCCATGCTCAATCGGTTAAACCTGATTGGTGTTGTGGCAAATGGAGTATCAAACTCTGAGAGCACTTACATACCTTATGCAAAACAACACACACTTGCACTGCAACAAGCTATGGAAAAATAA
- the hepA gene encoding heterocyst formation ABC transporter subunit HepA: MHLRVSKPIRNLIKSLVKTTNFWQENYLILQEFKHFRKIAILAVVFSFLAATFEGVSIGFLLSFLQSLTNPNAQPKIGIAWLDAWIANTPGINPLYLISILILVSTWLRATFNYFSAVYTDSAQLNLADRLRKQIFEQLQALPLSYFAKSRGGELINTMTTEIERLKQAFGGVGFLITRTMTVSVYLLAMFMISWELSIISVLVFSLLAVGLSTLNSRIRETSFGISNANANFASTATEFINGIRTIHSFGTQEFERQRFYKASNNLLNSSMKVVMAWTLVRPLAEGIATTVLISLIVISFTKLTLPVASLLTFFFVLVRLVPNIQDINGTVAYLSTLKGSLEKLKEILRTDNKTYFYNGNILFSGFKRSIDIVSADFGYDPSSLVLQNITLTIERGKMTALVGASGAGKTTLADLITRFYDPTQGQVLIDGVDLRQFEINSLRRRMAVVSQDTFIFNTSIWNNIAYGTSGASEAQIREVARLANALEFIEEMPEGFDTQLGDRGVRLSGGQRQRIAIARALLRDPEILILDEATSALDSVSERLIQESIEKLSVGRTVIAIAHRLSTIIRADKVVVLEQGRIVEQGQYQELLEQRGKLWKYHQMQHEMGQIN, from the coding sequence ATGCATCTCAGAGTTTCCAAGCCAATCCGTAATCTCATCAAGAGCTTAGTCAAAACTACCAATTTCTGGCAGGAAAACTATTTAATATTACAAGAATTTAAACACTTTCGCAAAATAGCAATTTTAGCTGTTGTTTTTTCTTTCCTAGCAGCAACATTTGAAGGTGTTAGCATTGGTTTTCTACTTTCTTTTTTGCAGAGCTTAACTAATCCTAATGCCCAACCTAAGATAGGTATTGCTTGGTTGGATGCTTGGATTGCCAATACACCAGGCATTAATCCTCTATATCTGATATCTATTTTAATCTTAGTAAGCACTTGGTTGCGTGCAACCTTCAACTACTTTTCAGCAGTTTACACTGACTCTGCTCAACTAAATCTTGCAGATCGCCTGCGAAAGCAAATATTTGAGCAATTGCAAGCATTGCCACTGAGTTATTTTGCCAAAAGCCGTGGTGGCGAACTCATTAACACAATGACAACGGAGATAGAAAGGTTAAAACAGGCATTTGGTGGTGTTGGTTTTTTAATTACGCGAACAATGACAGTCAGTGTCTACTTGCTCGCGATGTTTATGATTTCATGGGAACTTTCAATTATTTCAGTACTGGTATTTTCACTATTAGCAGTAGGATTATCAACATTAAATTCCAGGATTAGAGAAACAAGTTTTGGAATTTCCAATGCCAACGCTAATTTTGCATCTACAGCTACAGAATTTATTAACGGTATTCGTACCATTCACTCATTTGGTACACAAGAATTTGAACGTCAGCGTTTTTACAAAGCCAGTAATAACTTACTCAACTCTTCCATGAAAGTTGTCATGGCTTGGACGCTGGTGAGACCTTTAGCAGAAGGTATAGCTACTACAGTTCTGATCAGTTTAATTGTTATTTCGTTTACGAAATTAACGCTGCCAGTCGCTTCATTGCTGACATTTTTCTTTGTATTAGTTCGCCTCGTACCGAATATTCAGGATATTAACGGCACAGTAGCATATCTCAGTACTTTGAAAGGCTCGCTAGAAAAGCTTAAGGAAATTCTCAGAACTGACAATAAAACATACTTCTACAACGGCAATATTTTATTTAGCGGCTTCAAACGCTCGATTGATATAGTATCTGCGGATTTTGGCTACGATCCCAGTAGCTTGGTTTTACAAAACATTACACTAACAATTGAACGGGGAAAAATGACAGCGCTGGTTGGAGCTTCTGGCGCTGGTAAAACAACATTAGCGGATCTAATTACTCGATTTTACGATCCAACACAAGGGCAGGTTTTAATTGATGGAGTTGATCTGCGGCAGTTTGAAATTAACTCACTGCGCCGCAGAATGGCTGTAGTTAGCCAAGATACATTTATTTTTAATACTTCTATTTGGAACAATATTGCCTATGGTACATCAGGAGCAAGCGAGGCTCAAATTCGAGAAGTAGCTCGACTAGCAAATGCACTCGAATTTATTGAAGAGATGCCTGAAGGTTTTGATACACAATTAGGCGATCGCGGCGTCCGGTTATCTGGAGGACAAAGACAGCGGATCGCGATCGCTCGTGCTTTGCTACGCGATCCAGAAATACTGATATTGGATGAAGCTACCAGTGCTTTAGATTCTGTATCAGAGCGATTAATTCAGGAATCAATCGAAAAGCTATCTGTGGGTAGAACCGTAATTGCGATCGCCCACCGTTTATCAACAATTATTAGAGCTGACAAGGTAGTGGTGCTTGAACAGGGACGGATTGTAGAACAAGGGCAATATCAAGAGTTGCTAGAACAACGTGGAAAGCTTTGGAAATATCACCAAATGCAACATGAAATGGGACAGATAAATTAA
- a CDS encoding glycosyltransferase, which yields MKIALVHDYLTQKGGAERVFELLCKRYPQADIYTSVYDPEQTIDLGERIVNTTFLQNIPGAAKHFRLMAPFYFPAFRALDLQDYDLIISSSTSFAKAVRKKPSAKHICFCHNITRFLWDTETYLREYGDYRYFAPLIEQVFQVMRKVDLTYAQEPDLYIANSSVVARRIKQTYAKQAIVINYPIDTSKFVFADTKEDYYLASARMISYKRLDIIIEAFNWLGWRLLISGNGPERERLQSKALSNVEFLGHVTDAERTQLFAKAKSVIVAALEDYGLVPVEANASGTPVIAYGAGGVLDTQVPGRTGVFFKRQTPESIQSALLEAREIAWNYDYIRNYAVSNFSEQAFFSKVEQVINQTCNLNPSLV from the coding sequence ATGAAAATTGCTTTAGTACATGATTACTTAACCCAGAAAGGGGGCGCAGAAAGGGTCTTTGAATTACTCTGCAAACGCTACCCTCAAGCAGACATATACACCTCAGTGTACGACCCTGAGCAAACTATCGATCTAGGTGAGCGAATCGTCAACACGACCTTTTTACAGAATATTCCTGGTGCGGCTAAACATTTTCGCCTCATGGCTCCTTTCTATTTTCCTGCCTTTCGGGCCTTGGATTTACAAGACTACGATTTGATTATCAGTAGTAGCACCAGTTTTGCTAAGGCCGTGCGAAAAAAACCTTCAGCAAAGCACATTTGCTTCTGTCACAATATCACCCGTTTTTTGTGGGATACAGAAACCTATTTGCGTGAGTACGGAGACTATCGATATTTTGCTCCTCTCATCGAACAAGTCTTCCAAGTCATGAGAAAGGTGGATCTTACATATGCACAAGAACCAGATCTTTACATTGCCAACTCCAGTGTTGTAGCTCGTCGCATCAAACAAACTTACGCGAAGCAGGCCATTGTTATTAACTATCCTATAGATACGAGTAAGTTCGTTTTTGCAGATACCAAAGAAGATTACTACCTCGCCTCCGCTCGGATGATCAGCTACAAGCGTCTTGATATAATAATCGAAGCTTTTAATTGGCTGGGGTGGCGACTACTAATATCAGGAAATGGGCCAGAACGGGAGCGCTTACAATCTAAAGCCTTGAGCAATGTAGAGTTTTTAGGACACGTCACAGATGCCGAACGTACGCAGTTATTTGCTAAAGCTAAGTCAGTTATAGTAGCAGCCCTAGAGGACTACGGATTAGTTCCAGTAGAGGCCAATGCCAGTGGAACACCAGTGATTGCCTATGGTGCAGGTGGAGTATTAGATACTCAAGTACCTGGTAGAACTGGAGTCTTTTTTAAGAGGCAAACGCCCGAATCCATACAATCTGCACTACTAGAAGCCAGGGAAATAGCTTGGAATTACGATTATATTCGTAATTATGCAGTATCAAATTTCTCAGAACAAGCCTTCTTTAGTAAAGTTGAACAAGTTATTAACCAAACTTGTAACTTAAATCCATCACTCGTTTAA
- a CDS encoding glycosyltransferase, with amino-acid sequence MNLIKSLTSNITVLAGKIQGRMERQRIVSLQPNRPAVGNVLISYILKPFLLKPGEPIPTSHTHYWECLQMAKTFLEMGYCVDVIRFDNDVFLPRKDYAFFIETRWNLQRSAPYLSKDCIKIFHADTAHLLFHNAAEANRILALQQRRGVTLMPRRFEAPNKAIEHADCAIVLGNEFTLSTYRYTQKPLYRVPISSQVTYPCPEEKDFEACRKHFLWFGSGGLVHKGLDLLLDAFAQMPDYHLTICGPINKEEDFVKEFYKELYQTPNIHTVGWVDLDSQNFINILNSCIGIVYPSCSEGGGGCVINCMHAGLIPLVSYEASVDVSDDYGVIFKECSIEEIKSSIQMISSLPAQKLKQMARNSWEFARANHTRERFAQVYKNTIDTIQKSHSHKANLAVPEPALLAKG; translated from the coding sequence ATGAACTTGATCAAGAGCTTAACAAGTAATATTACTGTTTTGGCAGGCAAAATACAAGGTCGCATGGAAAGACAAAGAATAGTTTCACTCCAGCCAAATCGTCCTGCCGTAGGTAATGTACTTATCTCCTATATTCTTAAACCATTTCTATTAAAGCCAGGTGAACCTATTCCAACTTCCCACACTCACTATTGGGAATGCCTGCAAATGGCAAAGACTTTTTTAGAAATGGGATATTGTGTAGATGTGATTCGTTTCGATAATGACGTCTTTCTTCCGCGAAAAGATTATGCATTTTTTATTGAAACTCGTTGGAATTTGCAAAGAAGCGCACCATACCTAAGTAAAGATTGCATAAAAATATTCCATGCAGATACAGCTCATCTTTTGTTCCATAATGCCGCTGAAGCCAACAGGATACTGGCACTACAACAACGACGGGGCGTTACTCTGATGCCTCGTAGATTTGAGGCTCCTAACAAAGCAATTGAACATGCAGACTGTGCTATTGTTCTGGGTAATGAATTTACTTTAAGTACCTACAGATATACTCAAAAACCTCTCTATCGTGTTCCTATATCTAGTCAAGTAACTTATCCTTGCCCAGAAGAAAAAGATTTTGAAGCTTGTCGCAAGCATTTTCTCTGGTTTGGTAGTGGTGGTCTAGTTCACAAAGGATTAGATTTGCTTTTAGATGCCTTTGCACAAATGCCTGACTATCATTTAACTATTTGTGGGCCAATCAACAAAGAAGAGGATTTTGTCAAAGAATTCTACAAAGAACTTTATCAAACTCCTAATATTCATACTGTTGGATGGGTTGATTTAGACAGCCAGAATTTTATCAATATTCTTAATAGTTGTATTGGTATTGTCTATCCTTCCTGTTCAGAAGGTGGTGGTGGTTGCGTTATCAATTGTATGCATGCAGGTCTTATACCACTTGTCAGTTATGAAGCGAGTGTGGATGTGAGTGATGATTATGGTGTGATTTTCAAAGAATGCTCGATTGAAGAAATCAAGAGTTCTATTCAAATGATTTCTAGCCTCCCTGCACAAAAGCTAAAACAGATGGCAAGAAACTCTTGGGAGTTTGCAAGAGCCAATCATACAAGGGAAAGATTTGCTCAGGTTTATAAAAATACCATAGATACAATTCAAAAATCTCACAGTCACAAAGCAAACCTTGCTGTTCCAGAACCTGCTCTTTTAGCAAAAGGATAA